In Fusarium oxysporum Fo47 chromosome XII, complete sequence, one DNA window encodes the following:
- a CDS encoding ferric reductase NAD binding domain-containing protein — MSAPPQINWVPILAARAQNDRDAMKLYAAALSGLIAVFITFHTSTYLWRKTGLAQGPFSYSASLNFGFFFVKVDDSILALDYVLAARAGWLAVANLCLTVFLSLKNTPLGFLTGWTYDRLNSLHRASGLMTSALVVTHAAMISAFYQDQQPSRLYETKQYFGILAAFTMFSTVAVALMFQHRRYELFYVLHVILFIALVVFICLHHPDITQKVMIVIFIAAGLWILDRLVRATSLLYHGINNTATLQPLPSGGTRVIMKKSPSGARSGQHAYLWVPGVRYFETHPFTIVSTQPLEFVIDAHDGFTRALHECAVKNPGVALKASVHGPYGHMPDPTAYDKIVIFAGGSGGTFGFGMALQLLRDLDAAVHRDITVVWVIRNRDLLEWFSPYLESIARAQGFNISINITGRTELSEKVASDQAASTSKRAVSEDRVEMADSPGQSDAFQQDLILGIPAHHGRPNIDEIVAQILEGMSANSRVLVLGCGPAGLLQAVRQSATSRMVPNGAGISFQFEQFGW, encoded by the exons ATGTCCGCGCCCCCCCAGATAAATTGGGTGCCGATATTGGCTGCTCGAGCCCAAAATGACCGCGATGCTATGAAACTATATGCGGCAGCTCTTTCAGGCTTGATTGCTGTCTTTATTACTTTTCATACTTCGACGTACTTGTGGCGAAAGACTGGCCTGGCCCAGGGCCCTTTCAGCTACTCAGCAAG CCTGAACTTCGGTTTCTTCTTCGTAAAAGTCGATGATAGCATCCTGGCCTTAGATTACGTCCTCGCAGCTCGAGCTGGATG GTTGGCCGTTGCGAATCTTTGCTTGACGGTATTCCTCAGTCTTAAAAACACGCCGCTTGGATTTCTTACAGGATGGACCTATGACCGTTTGAACTCACTTCACAGAGCGTCGGGGTTAATGACCTCCGCTCTCGTCGTCACCCATGCTGCTATGATTTCAGCCTTCTACCAGGATCAGCAACCATCTAGGCTTTATGAGACAAAACAGTACTTCGGCATTCTTGCCGCCTTCACTATGTTTTCTACGGTGGCTGTTGCCTTGATGTTCCAACACAGACGCTACGAACTATTTTATGTTCTACATGTTATTTTATTCATTGCATTGGTGGTTTTCATATGCCTGCATCATCCAGATATTACCCAAAAGGTCATGATCGTCATTTTTATAGCCGCGGGACTATGGATCCTTGATCGCCTGGTACGAGCGACTAGTCTACTCTATCAcggcatcaacaacaccgcAACACTACAGCCCCTCCCCAGTGGCGGTACAAGGGTCATTATGAAAAAGAGCCCTTCAGGTGCGAGGTCTGGGCAGCACGCATATCTTTGGGTTCCTGGGGTTCGATACTTTGAGACTCATCCCTTTACCATTGTGAGCACGCAACCACTTGAATTTGTGATTGATGCACATGATGGCTTTACCCGCGCCTTGCACGAATGCGCCGTCAAAAACCCGGGTGTTGCACTGAAAGCATCGGTTCATGGGCCTTATGGACATATGCCAGATCCTACTGCATACGATAAGATCGTGATCTTCGCTGGCGGTAGTGGCGGTACCTTTGGATTTGGCATGGCACTTCAACTTCTACGAGATCTTGACGCCGCTGTCCACAGGGACATCACTGTGGTTTGGGTCATAAGAAATCGGG ATCTTTTAGAGTGGTTCTCTCCCTACCTTGAAAGCATTGCTCGTGCTCAAGGATTCAACATCTCTATCAACATTACCGGCAGAACGGAGCTCAGTGAAAAGGTCGCCAGTGACCAGGCAGCCTCGACTTCCAAGCGGGCAGTTTCGGAAGATCGTGTGGAAATGGCTGATTCACCCGGTCAGTCCGATGCGTTTCAACAAGACCTTATTCTTGGGATTCCAGCTCACCACGGACGTCCTAACATTGACGAGATTGTCGCCCAGATTCTGGAGGGAATGTCTGCGAATTCACGAGTCTTGGTTTTGGGATGTGGACCAGCTGGTTTATTGCAAGCCGTAAGGCAGTCAGCAACGTCTCGAATGGTTCCAAACGGGGCTGGAATTTCATTTCAGTTTGAGCAGTTCGGATGGTAA